A segment of the Amblyomma americanum isolate KBUSLIRL-KWMA chromosome 6, ASM5285725v1, whole genome shotgun sequence genome:
CACGATGCGGGACCTGGCGGCGGAAAAGTGGCAGCTGCGCTCCCCCCTGAGGATCGCGCGAGAAGGGGGCAAGCGGAAGCGACCCAAAAGTGGCGAGTCCGCCATTTGCGAGAGCGACCAGACGGGGTCGAAGCAGGCGGCTGGAAGTGAAAGACAGGATGCGCAGTGACTGAGGGAGCTATTCATCATACTATCATACTATCCATCATCCTCATTGAGCGAATATATATAATTTACTTCGCTGCCTCGATAAGGGAATTCACAGTGGACTTAGACAGAAACTACTAATGGATCATTGTTAGACATATTATTGATCCGCATACCACAGATCACTGTATTCGCAATCACCGACATCCAGACGACTCAGCGATTTTCTTGCTTGATTAAAAATTTATTAATTATGTTTCGCAAATTTTGCGCAAAGTTTTATAGCAAGTAGCGAGGTTCGACACTCTCCGCCCAAAGTTCAGATGCGGAGAACTGAGTGAAGGACCCAGTGTAGAGCATGGCAAAACTGCCtcttgggctgcatatttttgacaaagactacaTTAGTTAGAGTTGCCGCACAACAGGAACCATTTGCTCGGATGGAGGGTGCGTTCATTTCAATTTCGACGACGCAGAGCCCTCATACGGAGGCAGGTGATCACAATCTACACGGCCCCAGACCAGCTCCAGACACAGCCCGCTGTATAGTGTCTTCATCTTCGCGACGCACTGCCCGCAGGTTTTAGGGTCTGTTGTCTGGCGTTAACTTTGTGCAGAACACAAGAGTGCACGTACGGCATTGCTGAGATTCCTCTCGTATACTCTTAGAAAGTGCATGATGATGTGTGGGTGGGGACTTTATACACTCGCCGTACGTAAAGTTTGCGCCCACAAAACACGATCAAACTCCTCCCATCTTTCTATTCTGTAGAAAGTGCGTCTTCCATTTGGAGGCCTTTCCTTTGCGCATGATATAGGTAAGTGGCGATGGATGTATGCCCATCCATACCATCGCCACCGAGGTTAGACCGTTCGGGGTTATACGGACCAGCACTTCTATAGtcagacacaactcaagaacgaagcggcagatgtcTCTCATAggaggctctccagccaatggcgtcgaccgagtGCCATGATGTCGTGGTTAATCCCATTTCACAGAGGCACAGGCCAGCCATCTGTGATTGCACGCTACAGGGGATTAAATGTGGCGACACTCGCTCGACGCTTTTGTCTCAAGGGCCTGCTTTGAGATGAATTCGCCACTTcgatcttgagttgtattcgGCTGTAGGAAGCCGGCGGGTCCTGCACATGCTGTTATGTGCGAGTGGGGTTACCTTTGATTTCTGTATGCGCCATGAATTTAGGTACTTTGAGTTGCGTGCTAATTTAAGGTTCTACCACATTAAAATTTGGTAGATCATCTGTGCCCTAGTCTAGCTAAACATCTTATAGGGTCTGGAAGATTCCTAGTTCTGTGGTTGTTTGCGAGGTTTGAGAACGGGGACGATcttcggcatgcttccactccaTGGCGATGCACGAGACAGCGAAATAGTGTGGTGCACTCAGATGTAGGGGGAAACTGTCGTGTAAGAATATTTTATGCAACCGAGGTTGGTACGCAGAGCTCCAGTGCACCCACGCCGTAAAACCCACCAAGTGAACTATGTACAGCTGTTTGCTAACCAACTGCAAATTCAGTGCTCTGGAAGCGAGTGTTTCGATATCTGCATCCAAAGCAGAGCGACtttagatagataaagaggaggagggaaaggcagggatgttaaccagaaaggggttccggttggctaccctgcactggggaagagggattaggggactaaaaggaggaagagagaagggaaaaaggcataacacagacacgcacaacgctgtcacaatttgtcactcaatccagtcgctctcaagtaggcaaagagtgccttgtatgtcttgagggcagtcgactgctgtggccacggaccgagtgACTTTAGTGAACATGAATCGTCATGGAAAATTCGCTTGCGCTCAGTACCTAACTTGTAGTCCGATTGTTTTGCACGCAGTTTTGGTTTCCACTTAAACAGTCGGACGACTGTTGTTGCTGAcgcctcaaaaacgatggcagactgttgcaacttcacaagtgAGCGCCATATCACGTTAGGCATAAAAAACTGCAACATAACAGCTGTTTGTTTACATGATGTCATTCCGGCTTCTGGAGCAGTTTAGCGTTTTCAAGAGTTTAAATGAACTGAGACGACAAAGCAGAGGTTATAGTGCAGTTTTTAAATGCCTCACGTGATCATACtcacttgtgacgtcacaaccatcgtCTGGCAAGCTGAAACTACAGAGggaaaaaattcaattacaagTTACTTATTGAGCGCTTATGAATTCCACACGGCACTCGATGTTTACTACTGTTGtgcacatcattcaagaacaaaAACGCTCTCCGGAAAATTTATTGTCTCTACCCCTTTAACATAAGCAGTGTTTTATCGCCATTCAGAACTTTTGCGACTTGAGGATGCTGCTTTGCCTTGGTGGCCACCttacattatttttctttatttgcatAGCGCTTCAATAATTGCCTAGTTTTATATCAAGTACCTGATTGTTttccatacccagaaattctggcaTAAaactcatactgaaaaacagcgcacacaatacagagacgaagaaaagaaacgacaacacgagcgctgcgctcgtgttgtcgtttcttttcttcgtctctgtattgtgtgcgctgtttttcagtatgagtgcataccaactcgcccagtcttctactttggaCGAAAGCATGTTTCAACGGCAAAGAGTTCATTAACGCAATTTTTCatttataacaatcaatatatctgcagatatgtacaaacgttagcgcaaaatacgaTACATTAACAAGAAAGGTGTACAAGACAACGCACTACGATGGCTGACACTTGGGAAGAAGGTGATGaaacacatagaaaagggcccacagtATTGGAAACACCCTTTTAAATGTGTTTCATCACCTTCTTCACAACGGTCAGCCTCGTAgagcgttgtcttgtccacctttcttgttaATGTCTcatattttgcgctaacgtttgtacatagaactatgcaccgacTAGCTCGGAAACAAGTGTTACATGAATCCGCAGATATCCCATCATCTGACTTGCATTTGTTTGCTATTaacttttttgctatcgtcaaaaatgtTCCCCATCGGTTTTATattgcagtcttaactgctcgttgcgagcgatggaaaaactttgaaaagaaagattttgctacgcatcggaggAATGGAGCGTTACCttcaatggaaaggaaaatgataggtgtaaagttaagagactggaagcggtcatgagtgggtgaaggaacaaacgcgggttaattacatcctagttgaaatcaagaggaagaaatcggcttgtgcagggcatgtaatgcaatggcaagataaccgctaattcctaagggtaacggagtggattccatgagaaggcaagagtagcaggtggcggcagaaagttaggtggctggatgagattaagaagtttgcaggcatagggtgggcgcagctggcaaaggacagggcaaATTGTagatacatgggagagacctttgccctgcagtgggtgtagtcaggctgctgctgctgatgatgatgtccttAAAGTATTataatgttcaaaatttttgcccaggGGTGTTGGTCATGATGAAGTAGCCACACTTCGATGCTCTCGTTTACTTTGCTCAGCTTTTATGTTCATATTGCGCTTCGTGTTTCCTTGCACCTTAATTGCTCCCAGGCCGCGTGCCCTTACGGTTTGTGGCACATTGCGACCATGAAGACGACGCTGAGAAGAACGAAGCGGATATTTGGCCTACCGACACGCAGAAGGTGACGTGTCCCTCGATACTGGAAGCACGGCGCCTTTGCTGAAGCAGACAACTCGGCGAAATGCTTGTGTCTGCTCTAATTATCATCTCCTTGTCGGCATCTGACGCAATTTGGGTGAGTGCTCGAGCATCTGCTTTTATTGTGCGCTAGTGTTAGGGTGGGCGACGTCGTCCTATCGAAAGGGAGGATCAACGTCGTTGAATCTTGTACGGTTTACTGCGCAGCGTGATGTGGCACAGGAAATGTCCTCGTTACCTCTTCCGACTTTTGTGCGACAGAGCCTGTTGCTCTTGTTAGGGAGAAAGGCGCTGAGCTGTAAGCTTCCACTTCGCTGTTTAGGGCAACTGCCCGCTACTTGAGTAACGCGCAGTTGTTTAGGGAAACTATTCGTCACATGACCGCAACGCAGGCCATGGGGCTCCGTGGCCTCTAATTATATCTTGTTCTTATGAGACCTCTGATCCATCTCGCCACACGCGCCACATTGATCAACTATTGTCTCCTACAGGGGAATAGCCGAAAGGGAGACCCCCCCCCCTTCTGATAGACTGGGAATGTTGGTTGACAGCCGTGGATAGCGAGATTACTGCATCTTGATTTTCACAATAGTGGTTGTATCCGCTTAATGTCAAGTTATACGCGGTGAGCGACCTGTCTGTGCTAAACCGTGAGCAGCGATGAAGGCTCAGAGGAAGGTTTCTCTTTCTCCCCACTATGCTACCCATCGCGTACAACCCTCTTccactttctctctccctccttttccctaAAGCGGGCGGAGAGAGGATTTGCCTTTATCTTTTTGGCTCCCTGCCAACAGAGGCAGATTGCGAAGCGGAAGTCGACGACGACAGCGCGAAACAGAGGGACCAGCTGATAAGTGCTAACTCGGTAAAAAAATGGTTCGGTTTACCGGGCATAACGTgtcgaagcgactcaggctatgcggtaggccgtagtgaagggctccggaaatttcgaccatctgtcgttctttaacgtgcactgacatcgtaaagTGCACGGCcttttagcatttcgcctccatcgaaatacggccggcGCTCTAAAAGAAATGTTCGGGCAGTAAATAGGCTTCGATGGTGAAATGAGAAGACCATTAAAGAAGCGTGTTGTGTTCTTACAGGGCTCGATACTATTTTACTAGTGTTTAGTTTCCGTAAACGGAAAAGGCGGTCTCATAGTTCGATCACCTGGCGGGACTAGTGGAGTCCCGCGCTCTGGAAATATACACAGAATAGTTCTGGACAGGGAGTTTATAATTGGAAACAATAaacaacacaaacaaaacaaaacaaaacatataGCATGGGATGGAATACCTTAATCTATATTTTTCTCTGTTGCATAATTTTTTGGAGTGTATTAGGGATCAACCAAACTTGGACGCGCACCTTTATATTTTTGCGGCCACCTTAAATTCATGCCGTGGAGCGGAACTTGCTAATTATGCTGGTGGATGTGGGCAGATGGCAGTGTTACTTGAACGACGAATCTGCATAATTTGGGTACAGAATTGTTTCTTCTGCGAAAAATATGGAGTCGGACCACGTTCTCTAGCACCTGGCCATCTTCAAATACACTTTTAATTCCGGATTAGCTGATGGGCGCCCCTGTATTTAAGCTCTTGGTTCCACCAATGCAAACATTTCCCGTTGTCACTCTCAGCTTCAGGCCGACCAGCTAGCTCGTGCAAAATCAGTTAAATACGGTTTCCGACCGTGGTATCTCTCATCCGGAAATCCACCAGCAAGGTGACAGCTATTTTTCCTAATCATCCTAGTTCTGCTCTGCGAGCAGGGGAAAAAAAGTGGCACTTGCTTGGAGGACAAAATGGAAATGAGTTTGAGTTTATTTCCACAACCAGGGAGATACGATGGTTGTGGGGGATACAAAGGAAAAAAACCTGCTcaggggcagcttgactggcctcAAGTACCGTTACAATGGCTGAAGCAGGGCGGAGAGAAGGATTATGAATATACTAAAAGTTAAAACaaaggcaagcaaaaaaaaagatactattcaaacagtaaacaaaaaaagaaaataaaacaagaaaaaaaacgccgTACACAGCTTATCACAGAAATCAGTCATGCGCACAAAAATATTTCAAACAGGTGTCTTACAGAACAAGTGAGCACGTTGATGTTACATTGAGTAAGGCCATTAGGTAACTTTGGCAACCTGTAGCATAACATTTGTTGACCATAATTAGTTCGAGGATGAGGAACACACCAAGTCTCCGGAGCTCGAGTAGTGTAGGGGGCTAAGAGTTTTGTGGGATTAGCGCGAGAGCAAAGATTACCTATCTTATTCTTTGTGTCTTTACGGCAGGATAAAGCCAGGCGGTGATGCAGTGCTCGAGTGGTCGCTTTTACGAACTGCGCTCATTGACCGCACACCGATCTATTTTTAATTTAATTCTCGATCTTGGCGTCTTCGGTTTCGTCATCTTTTTTTAACTCCGCGACATTGGCCAGTCTCTActatacattcatagatccttgggagtcctcgtgaaactcctggcgcagtggtgcagcggttaagcaatgcgccactgccctgcgatgccaggtgctcccagcggtggttCTTGTggagcccaggttgctcttcctgaacgaccgatcattaatttaactgccacctgccacagtgggcagtttgctcaccattAGGTGGGTAGGGCTTCACACCTAGGTTTCACCTATGGCTTCACTTTCAACGCGGCATGTCCCCTCAAATGCTAACGCATTATATGAAGTCTGGCGTGTAATGGGGAACTCTCTAACCTTGATGTGGAAAGATCGGGCGGTGCAGAACACCCATGAAACTCGCAGGGCGCCGCCACCCCGGGccgtgaggaggaggaggatcgGTGCGAGAACACGATCAGCCCGTACCTGATCAACGCGAGCCACTCGCGCATCGAGCTGCTGTGGAAGAAGGCACGCCTGGCCTCCGCCTACTGCCTCTGCCGCGGCAGCGTGGCCCGCGCCGGATTCACGGCCGACTTCGAGGGCTGCGACGGCGGCTCCCGCTGGCTGTGCCGCCACAGCGACCCGGATGAGCCGGCCGCCATCAGCGCCGCGCCCCTGGAGCCGGCTACCGAGCACGTGTTCTGCGCGCGACGCCGATGTGCCGGGGGCGGATACAGCCCGCACGCCGAGTGCGCCAGGGTGCGCTCCGCACAGCGGGAAGGTATGCGCCCGCTGCTCAGggtgtttttgtagcgagagctacactgggctacaagtcgaacatttcgcggtacatgggagagaccagttgtgcgcaagcgccgttaccatggcaaccgatgaggagcaaagtgcggcgcgcgCTTCGGCGTCACTGCGTGGCGTCACTCAGATGAGcagttgtacgcatgcgccgataccatggtaaccagaaaggcccgcctcgccgcacgccactctatcacccgaaccgcgcttcacatgcgcagcattgcatataaaaggcggagatgtagtgggcgtctgtatcaacGTTTgatatgcatgcagagaaggagggTCCATCTGCTGCTAAACGGCgttatagacaagagaagattaactcttccgatcctgatgTCGCCTGACATTTGGCTTGAACCTactaagaacgctggagtctgtgtgtacgtgaaactaGGTACCACtactgtc
Coding sequences within it:
- the LOC144095466 gene encoding uncharacterized protein LOC144095466, whose protein sequence is MLVSALIIISLSASDAIWGAATPGREEEEDRCENTISPYLINASHSRIELLWKKARLASAYCLCRGSVARAGFTADFEGCDGGSRWLCRHSDPDEPAAISAAPLEPATEHVFCARRRCAGGGYSPHAECARVRSAQREGMRPLLRVFL